TGTACGCCTTTCGGCCCAGTGCCCGCGGCCCTCCTGTTGCCCGTCCGCGCGCGGCCCACTTGACTCGTACTCCACGGGAGGTGGCAGCCATGCTCACGGCCAAGAGCCTGTTCCAGGAAATCATCGACGACGACGAGTCCTTCCAGCTCTTCTGCTCGATCGCCGCCAGCGGCGAGGCCCAGGGAGGCTGGGAGAACGCGCGGATCGCGGCCCTCGTCGCCCCCGGGATGCGGGACCTGGCCCCCAAGATCACCCGGCACGGCGCCGACGAGGACAAGCACGGCCGCATCTTCAACGCGTTGATGAGGAAGCGCGGCCTCGACCCCGTCCCCGTACCGCCCGACACCGACTACACGATGCTGCTCGAACACCGCGGCATCGGCCTCGCCCACGACAAGCTGCGCCGCGAGGAGCCCCTCACCGAGCGGGACATCGTCGTCTACCTGGCGCACAGCCGGGTCACGGAGGAACGCGCGGCCGCCCAGATGCAGCTGCTCGTGAAGCACTTCGGGGACCACCCCGAGCTCGGCAAGGCCCTGCGGATGATCTGCAACGACGAGGACAACCACCTCGCCTACTGCCACGAGGAGCTGCTCCGCCTCAACTACGAGGGGCACGGCCGGCTCATCCAGGGCGTCCTGCGCGAGTCCGCGCTCGCCGAGATCCAGGTCTACCGGGACGTCAGCCTCGCCGTGATGCGGCACATGGGGCGCATCCTGCGCTGGCCCCAGGCCAAGGCCGCCGCCCTCGCCGCCGGCATCCACGGCGTGTACGCGTACGAGCGGGCCGCCGGCTGGCACCGGATGGTCGACCTCAGGATGCCGGAGCGCCGCGACGCCCTCGGCGGACCCGCGACCCCGGTCCCCGCCTTCTGAGCCGGGGACTCACATCCAGCCGCGCCGCTTGAAGAGGCGGTACAGCACGACCACGATCCCCGCCATCAGCACGATCACCGCCGGATAGCCGCCCACCCAGTGCAGCTCCGGCATGTGGTCGAAGTTCATCCCGTAGATGCCCGCGACCATCGTGGGCACCGCGGCCATCGCCGCCCAGGCGGAGATCTTCCGCATGTCGTCGTTCTGCCGCACGCCCATCTGCGCCAGATGTGCCGAGAGCACGTCCGAGAGCAGCCGGTCGAGGCCCTCCACCAGCTCGTTGGCGCGCAGCAGGTGGTCGTTGACGTCCCGGAAGAACGGCACCGCGGCCTCGTGCACGAAGGGCACCGCGCCCGTCGTCAGCCGGGCCATCGGGCCCGCCAGCGGGACGGAGGCCCGGCGGAACTCCAGCACCTGCCGCTTCGCGTTGTAGATCCGCTCCGCCGTCCGAGCGGGGCTGCCGCCGGCCGGCGCGAAGACGTCGGCCTCCAGCTCCTCCAGGTCGACCTGGAGCTCCGCGGCGACGTCCAGGTAGTGGTCCACGACCGCGTCGCTCACCGCGTAGAACACCGCGGTCGGCCCGTGCCGCAGCACCTCCGGCTCGGCCTCCAGCCGCTTGCGGACCGCCGCCAGCGGGGCGCCCTCGCCGTGCCGCACGGTGACCACGAAGGAGTCGCCGATGAAGACCATCAGCTCGTCCGAGCTGACCCGGTCGCTCTCCGGCTCGTACACCACCGGCTTGAGCACCGCGAACAGCGAGTCGTCGTAGACCTCCAGCTTGGGCCGCTGATGCGCCTTCAGGGCGTCTTCCACGGCCAGCGGGTGCAGCGCGAACTCGCTGGACACGTGGGCGAACTCCGCCTCCGTCGGCTCGTGGAGACCCACCCACAGGAACGCGTCCCCGCTCGCCCGCGCCTCGTCCAGCGCGTCGGACAGGTCGGCGGGGCCGTCCGTCCTGCGCCCGTTCCGGTAGATGGCTGAGTCCACGATCACGGGCCGTATTCTCCCCCGAGGTCCGCCGTCCCGCACCCGTCGCCCCACCCGGGCCCCGTACGCTGGCCGACATGGCCACGTTGATCCTCGTCCGGCACGGACGTTCCACCGCCAACACCTCCGGGGTGCTCGCCGGGCGGATGCCCGGGGTCGCGCTCGACGAACGCGGCGCGGAGCAGGCCGCCGCACTGCCCGGGCGCCTCGCCGGGGTGCCGCTCGCCGCCGTCGTCTCCAGCCCGCTGCAGCGCTGCCGCGAGACCGTGCGCCCGCTCCTCGACGCCCGCCCCGGCCTCGCGCTGCACACCGAGGAGCGGATCAGCGAGTGCGACTACGGCGACTGGTCCGGCCGGAAACTGGCCGAACTCGCCGACGAGCCGCTGATGGAGGTCGTCCAGGCGCACGCCTCGGCCGCCGCCTTCCCCGGCGGCGAGTCCATGCGCGCCATGCAGGCCCGCGCCGTGGACGCCGTACGCGACTGGAACACCCGGATCGAGGCCGAGCACGGCGAGGACGCCGTGTACGCGATGTGCTCGCACGGCGACATCATCAAGTCGATCGTGGCCGACGCCCTCGGACTGCACCTCGACCTCTTCCAGCGGATCCACGTCGACCCCTGCTCCCTCACGGTCATCCGCTACACGCGGCTGCGCCCCTTCCTCGTCCGGCTCGGCGACACCGGCGACCTCGCCGCGCTCACCCCGCGCGAGACGCCCGGCGACAGCGGGGCGGCGGAGGTGGGGGGCGGTGCGGGCGCACCGTGATCCTTCCGCGCAGTAGGGTGGACGCGCCGCCGTAGCAGCGCCGCGGAGGCACAGCAGCCCACGACAGCAGCACAGTCGAGACCCAAGGGAGTCAGGAACGTGTCCCGTCAGGTGTTCCTCTACGACCCACCGGAGCGTTTCGTGGCCGGCACGGTCGGGCTGCCTGGCCGCCGTACCTTCTTCCTCCAGGCGTCCGCGGCCGGCCGGGTCACCAGCGTCGCCCTGGAGAAGACCCAGGTCGCGGCCCTCGCCGAGCGCATCGACGAACTCCTGGACGAGGTAGTCCGCCGCACCGGGGGCAACGCGCCCGTCCCCGCGGTCGCCCCGGCCGAGATCGCCGACACCGCCCCGCTGGACACCCCCGTCGAGGAGGAGTTCCGGGTCGGCACCATGGCCCTCGCCTGGGACGGCGAGGAGCAGCGGATGATCGTCGAGGCGCAGGCGCTCGTCGAACTGGACGCGGACTCCGAGGAGGACCTCGCCGCGGCCGAGGAGCGGCTGCTCCAGGACGAGGAGAACGGGCCGCCGATGCTGCGCGTCCGGCTCTCCGGCGCCCAGGCCAGGGCGTTCGCCAAGCGGGCCCTCGACGTCGTCAACGCGGGCCGCCCGCCGTGCCCGCTGTGCAGCCTCCCGCTGGACCCCGAGGGCCACGTCTGCCCGCGCCAGAACGGATACCGGCGCGGCGCATGAGCGGTGACCGGACCCCCGCCGTCGTGGACCTGCTCAGCCGGGGGGAGCTGACCGTCCGCGGCCAGGTCCGCGAGGCCTCCAACGCCGTCCTGTTCTGCTCCGTCGCCTACGAGGGCGAGGAGGCGGCCTGCGTCTACAAGCCGGTCATGGGCGAGCGCCCGCTGTGGGACTTCCCCGACGGCAACCTGGCCCGCCGCGAGGTCGCCGCCTACGAGCTCTCCGAGGCCACCGGCTGGGGCCTGGTGCCGCCGACCGTGCTGCGCGAGGGGCCGTACGGCGAGGGCATGGTCCAGCTCTGGATCGAGGCCGACCCCTCCGCCGCCCTGCTCGCGCTCGTGGAGGACGAGGAGGCGGGCGAGGGCTGGAAGGCCGTGGGCCCGGCCCAGGTGGCCGAGGACCGCACCGCGCTGCTCGTCCACGCCGACACCCCGCAGCTGCGCCGGATGGCCGTCCTGGACGCCGTCATCAACAACGGCGACCGCAAGGGCGGCCACCTGCTGCCCGCGCCGGACGGACGGCTCTACGGGATCGACCACGGCGTCTCCTTCCACGTGGACGACAAGCTGCGCACCCTGCTGTGGGGCTGGGCGGGGGAGGACCTGACCGAGGAGGCCACCGCCGTCCTCGACCGGCTCGACGGGGAGCTCGCGCCCGGCACCCCATTGGCCGAACGGCTCGCCGGTCTGCTCACCGGGGCCGAGGTGGACGCCCTGCGGGAGCGGGTGGCCGGGCTGCGCAGGACGGGTCGGCACCCGGTGCCGTCCGGGCAGTGGCCGGCGATCCCCTGGCCGCCGGTGTGAGGGCCGTCCGGCCGACCGCACGGGGGATCGCCAGGGTGAGCGATGCTTTTCGGCCAAGGGGTACGGAGGGGTAAGACCCCCGGGGGGTATGCACGAACCCGTTTGTCCCGCAAGACCGCCTAATCGGTCAAGATCCCGGATGCGGTTCGTATCCGGAACACCTGTCCGGTTACGCTCAGGACATGCATGCCTGGCCCGCTTCTGAGGTCCCCGCCCTGCCCGGCAAGGGCCGCGACCTCCGGATTCACGACACCGCGACCGGCGGACGAGTCACCCTCGCTCCCGGCCCCGTCGCCCGCATCTACGTCTGCGGCATCACGCCGTACGACGCGACCCACATGGGTCACGCGGCGACCTACAACGCGTTCGACCTCGTTCAGCGCGTGTGGCTCGACACCAAGCGGCAGGTTCATTACGTCCAGAACGTGACCGACGTGGACGACCCGCTCCTGGAGCGCGCGATCCGCGACGGCATCGACTGGGTCGGGCTCGCCGAGCGCGAGACCGCCCTGTTCCGCGAGGACATGACCGCGCTGCGCATGCTGCCCCCGCGGGACTACATCGGCGCGGTCGAGGCCATACCCGGCATCGTCCCGCTGGTCGAGCGCCTGCGGGACTCCGGCGCCGCCTACGAGCTCGACGGCGACATCTACTTCTCCGTCGAGGCCGACCCGCACTTCGGCCAGGTCTCGAACTACGACTCCGAGCTGATGCGCCACCTGTCCGCCGAGCGCGGCGGCGACCCGGACCGCCCGGGCAAGAAGAACCCCCTCGACCCGATGCTGTGGATGGC
The DNA window shown above is from Streptomyces showdoensis and carries:
- a CDS encoding DUF3090 domain-containing protein; translation: MSRQVFLYDPPERFVAGTVGLPGRRTFFLQASAAGRVTSVALEKTQVAALAERIDELLDEVVRRTGGNAPVPAVAPAEIADTAPLDTPVEEEFRVGTMALAWDGEEQRMIVEAQALVELDADSEEDLAAAEERLLQDEENGPPMLRVRLSGAQARAFAKRALDVVNAGRPPCPLCSLPLDPEGHVCPRQNGYRRGA
- a CDS encoding SCO1664 family protein, with protein sequence MSGDRTPAVVDLLSRGELTVRGQVREASNAVLFCSVAYEGEEAACVYKPVMGERPLWDFPDGNLARREVAAYELSEATGWGLVPPTVLREGPYGEGMVQLWIEADPSAALLALVEDEEAGEGWKAVGPAQVAEDRTALLVHADTPQLRRMAVLDAVINNGDRKGGHLLPAPDGRLYGIDHGVSFHVDDKLRTLLWGWAGEDLTEEATAVLDRLDGELAPGTPLAERLAGLLTGAEVDALRERVAGLRRTGRHPVPSGQWPAIPWPPV
- a CDS encoding ferritin-like domain-containing protein, with amino-acid sequence MLTAKSLFQEIIDDDESFQLFCSIAASGEAQGGWENARIAALVAPGMRDLAPKITRHGADEDKHGRIFNALMRKRGLDPVPVPPDTDYTMLLEHRGIGLAHDKLRREEPLTERDIVVYLAHSRVTEERAAAQMQLLVKHFGDHPELGKALRMICNDEDNHLAYCHEELLRLNYEGHGRLIQGVLRESALAEIQVYRDVSLAVMRHMGRILRWPQAKAAALAAGIHGVYAYERAAGWHRMVDLRMPERRDALGGPATPVPAF
- a CDS encoding histidine phosphatase family protein; this translates as MATLILVRHGRSTANTSGVLAGRMPGVALDERGAEQAAALPGRLAGVPLAAVVSSPLQRCRETVRPLLDARPGLALHTEERISECDYGDWSGRKLAELADEPLMEVVQAHASAAAFPGGESMRAMQARAVDAVRDWNTRIEAEHGEDAVYAMCSHGDIIKSIVADALGLHLDLFQRIHVDPCSLTVIRYTRLRPFLVRLGDTGDLAALTPRETPGDSGAAEVGGGAGAP
- the corA gene encoding magnesium/cobalt transporter CorA encodes the protein MRPVIVDSAIYRNGRRTDGPADLSDALDEARASGDAFLWVGLHEPTEAEFAHVSSEFALHPLAVEDALKAHQRPKLEVYDDSLFAVLKPVVYEPESDRVSSDELMVFIGDSFVVTVRHGEGAPLAAVRKRLEAEPEVLRHGPTAVFYAVSDAVVDHYLDVAAELQVDLEELEADVFAPAGGSPARTAERIYNAKRQVLEFRRASVPLAGPMARLTTGAVPFVHEAAVPFFRDVNDHLLRANELVEGLDRLLSDVLSAHLAQMGVRQNDDMRKISAWAAMAAVPTMVAGIYGMNFDHMPELHWVGGYPAVIVLMAGIVVVLYRLFKRRGWM